The following coding sequences lie in one uncultured Methanobrevibacter sp. genomic window:
- a CDS encoding NUMOD1 domain-containing DNA-binding protein, giving the protein MVEQGRQKIRDMGIELKPSRDYVNYASPNRKISIMAYDLCDNPIGTYKSIPEASIALNIKIGTVINTVYNRPDHICLKHQVKLIRKKI; this is encoded by the coding sequence GTGGTTGAGCAGGGAAGACAGAAGATAAGAGATATGGGAATTGAACTAAAACCATCAAGAGATTATGTAAATTATGCGTCACCAAACAGAAAAATCAGTATAATGGCCTATGACCTATGTGATAATCCAATTGGAACTTATAAATCAATTCCGGAAGCATCAATTGCCTTAAACATCAAAATTGGAACGGTTATAAATACAGTTTATAACAGACCTGACCACATTTGTCTTAAGCATCAAGTTAAGTTAATCAGGAAAAAAATATA